The proteins below come from a single Natrinema sp. SYSU A 869 genomic window:
- a CDS encoding flagellin, giving the protein MFDAIETEVNNEQTQQFVSETDHRITTAAVTGEDQPLPIDEMQGGEPTITDDGNISVRWFNATDGTRCSPVKGELRALEFELDGRTIAHQGGGVWEQTNGQTSIVSEPQIGYDGDRLQLQVLQLEEGDFGGSDPMARANHSESTNLTDRINNAAEGCSTGTDVSFRIEDSTYHEGWNQFLSDAVNEDKYSNVGIEHKSSEETVEVNITGIREPVETTTVVVAEDRGLSGPGANELEYEQRLNRSLGGGPNNAIFGIEAKIENTGDEDETQTVTASIWDEELDTNLLETNKEVTISPGDPEELAANDLKFQHSEYKDELSHGETYKYIIATEDDRADDPPGSFYFGNSGSEFNVTEDDIETMPTGDGNVTITAEIQNHGIEEGNQNVTIDFDEHDVTANETVSLDYGATGTVSWTVNKSALPYGSNEFEIRTDDDEATGTVIGEATGDEGAFIVVEDEGVGGDQIVVTGEPFTVDGEVASTYASDGETREVRVTIPEAGVDRTEPITLDSGEHDTVSFDINPADYDFESGTVYDYDIVADGEGLSEQGSFYVGEPGTNFELSNGNATVDDDTVTITTDLENTGVDSGSQTASLNLEYLDEMPDDLEGENPYGDLFEREVTRSFGESDTIELELNESKLLDGEYRATIRTDDGTETIDFVVDTGIDPGRVGLGEIDDANVTVDVVGSQVSGNNRRWNYWEDKWEYVHLLAPMTLDVVANGGTEHSFDNPTDGDNINTGPTWQDKTGDSYTYNFTVEDETELTLRNTRYSLCNDRSTDPDELSHYSDPEDRALEWCNDVSSNTEFGPIDASQGENLQNVRVRSAENNTIPALPAGADQQISATEALEERGLVKDEDELNLDSGEFVFLFENTAECGRGCDEDDIDALWDDAVEAYERNPHRTNDPDFNDLIVYVEVERAGVDPGTPSITIIPGGGNSTDVDAGDGRDAGGVEDVDPTLEGDTDEGSSPSVGTGESNTDETDGVTGDTGVDVDADNIVIG; this is encoded by the coding sequence ATGTTTGACGCGATTGAAACGGAAGTGAATAACGAACAGACCCAGCAGTTCGTCAGTGAGACGGACCACAGAATCACGACGGCCGCGGTGACGGGGGAAGACCAGCCGCTGCCGATCGACGAGATGCAGGGAGGGGAGCCGACGATCACGGACGATGGCAATATCTCCGTCAGATGGTTCAACGCGACGGATGGAACTCGCTGTTCGCCTGTCAAAGGTGAGCTACGCGCACTCGAGTTCGAACTTGACGGCCGGACGATTGCACACCAGGGTGGTGGCGTTTGGGAGCAGACCAACGGCCAGACCAGCATCGTTTCGGAACCCCAAATTGGGTACGACGGGGACAGGTTACAGCTTCAGGTCCTCCAACTCGAGGAGGGTGATTTCGGTGGTAGCGATCCGATGGCGCGAGCGAACCATAGCGAGTCGACTAATCTCACTGACCGAATTAACAACGCCGCTGAGGGGTGTTCAACCGGGACTGACGTCAGTTTCCGGATCGAAGACAGCACGTACCACGAGGGATGGAATCAATTCCTCTCGGATGCAGTCAATGAGGACAAGTACAGTAACGTCGGTATCGAACACAAGAGTTCCGAAGAAACCGTCGAGGTGAACATTACGGGTATCAGGGAGCCAGTAGAAACCACGACAGTCGTCGTTGCGGAGGATCGGGGGCTCTCGGGACCCGGTGCGAACGAACTGGAGTACGAACAGCGACTCAATCGCTCGCTCGGTGGCGGACCGAATAACGCTATCTTCGGCATTGAGGCGAAAATTGAGAACACGGGTGACGAAGACGAAACGCAGACAGTCACTGCATCGATCTGGGACGAAGAACTCGACACCAATCTGCTCGAGACGAACAAAGAAGTCACGATATCCCCGGGCGACCCGGAGGAACTCGCTGCCAACGATCTCAAGTTCCAACACAGCGAATACAAAGACGAGTTGTCCCACGGTGAGACCTACAAGTACATAATCGCGACCGAAGACGACAGGGCTGACGACCCGCCGGGATCGTTCTACTTCGGCAACTCGGGTTCGGAGTTCAACGTGACCGAGGACGACATCGAAACGATGCCGACCGGTGACGGAAACGTCACTATCACTGCGGAGATCCAGAATCACGGCATCGAAGAAGGTAACCAGAACGTGACCATCGATTTCGATGAGCACGATGTCACCGCGAACGAGACGGTTAGCCTCGACTACGGTGCGACCGGAACCGTCAGCTGGACGGTCAATAAGAGCGCCTTACCGTATGGTTCAAACGAGTTCGAGATCCGGACGGACGACGACGAGGCGACTGGGACGGTAATCGGGGAGGCGACTGGAGACGAGGGGGCGTTCATTGTCGTCGAGGACGAGGGCGTTGGAGGCGATCAGATCGTCGTTACTGGCGAACCGTTCACCGTCGACGGCGAAGTCGCGAGCACCTACGCCAGCGACGGCGAGACACGGGAAGTCAGAGTGACGATTCCGGAGGCCGGTGTCGACCGCACCGAACCGATAACGCTCGACAGCGGCGAACACGATACGGTCTCGTTCGACATCAATCCCGCCGACTACGACTTTGAATCGGGAACGGTATACGACTACGACATCGTCGCCGACGGCGAGGGACTGAGTGAGCAGGGATCGTTCTACGTCGGCGAACCCGGAACAAACTTCGAACTGTCGAACGGGAACGCCACAGTCGACGATGACACGGTCACGATCACGACCGATCTCGAGAACACCGGCGTCGACTCCGGCTCACAGACCGCCAGTCTGAACCTCGAGTACCTCGACGAGATGCCCGACGACCTCGAGGGTGAGAATCCGTACGGAGACCTCTTCGAACGGGAAGTCACTCGGTCGTTCGGCGAATCGGATACCATCGAGCTGGAGCTCAACGAGAGCAAACTCCTCGACGGAGAGTATCGGGCGACGATTCGGACGGACGACGGAACCGAGACCATCGATTTCGTCGTCGATACCGGAATCGATCCCGGTCGAGTTGGCTTGGGTGAAATCGACGACGCGAATGTAACCGTCGATGTCGTGGGCTCACAGGTCTCTGGCAACAACAGACGCTGGAATTACTGGGAAGACAAATGGGAATATGTTCACCTCCTCGCGCCGATGACCCTGGACGTGGTCGCGAACGGCGGGACCGAACACTCCTTCGACAACCCGACCGACGGTGATAATATCAACACTGGGCCGACATGGCAGGACAAGACCGGTGACAGTTACACGTACAACTTCACGGTCGAAGATGAGACAGAACTCACCCTGCGGAATACCAGATATAGTCTATGTAACGACCGAAGCACCGACCCCGACGAACTATCCCACTACTCGGATCCCGAAGACCGAGCGCTCGAGTGGTGTAACGACGTATCGTCAAATACCGAATTCGGTCCGATCGACGCGTCGCAGGGCGAGAACCTGCAGAACGTCCGCGTTCGGAGCGCCGAGAACAATACGATCCCGGCGCTTCCCGCGGGTGCGGACCAACAGATCAGCGCCACTGAGGCCCTCGAAGAGCGAGGTCTCGTGAAAGACGAGGACGAACTCAATCTCGATTCGGGCGAGTTCGTGTTCCTCTTCGAGAATACGGCCGAGTGTGGACGGGGGTGCGACGAGGACGATATCGACGCGCTCTGGGATGACGCGGTCGAGGCCTATGAACGAAACCCTCACCGAACTAACGACCCGGACTTCAACGATCTGATCGTCTACGTCGAGGTTGAGCGCGCGGGCGTCGATCCCGGAACACCCAGTATCACGATCATACCCGGCGGCGGCAATTCGACCGACGTCGACGCCGGCGACGGCCGTGACGCGGGCGGGGTTGAGGACGTGGATCCGACTCTTGAGGGCGATACCGACGAAGGGAGTTCGCCGTCGGTCGGAACTGGCGAGTCCAACACGGACGAGACGGACGGTGTAACGGGTGATACCGGCGTCGACGTCGACGCCGATAACATCGTCATCGGCTAA
- a CDS encoding UPF0146 family protein, giving the protein MAHSRRNLDAIINYFDEYDQIIEIGIGRRTDLAQALAEREVSVTATDVHDRDVPDGVTFVRDDVVDPDPSVYAGADAVYARNLPPELHRPALTVARDADADFLFTTLGGDQPAVPVERVTIEEGTLYVARALPE; this is encoded by the coding sequence GTGGCCCACTCTCGCCGGAATCTCGATGCAATAATTAATTACTTTGACGAGTACGATCAAATAATCGAGATCGGGATCGGCCGCCGGACCGATCTCGCTCAAGCGCTCGCTGAACGCGAGGTTTCCGTCACCGCGACGGACGTCCATGATCGCGACGTTCCGGACGGCGTGACGTTCGTCCGTGACGACGTCGTCGACCCCGACCCGTCGGTCTACGCCGGCGCGGACGCAGTGTATGCACGGAATCTGCCGCCGGAACTCCACCGGCCGGCACTAACGGTGGCTCGAGACGCCGACGCCGACTTCCTGTTTACGACGCTGGGCGGCGACCAGCCCGCGGTGCCGGTCGAACGGGTGACGATCGAGGAGGGGACGCTGTACGTCGCTCGAGCCCTGCCGGAGTGA
- a CDS encoding archaemetzincin family Zn-dependent metalloprotease, protein MLVDIVPVGNVSAEVKRAASTALRSVYDCDVSVNDSQSVPNGAYDSDRNQYSAETFIQLAERVGRGGKNIAITPQDLFYRRRNYVFGLAYLDGSGSVVSTYRLQTSSDGGFSNQSAADIFEDRVRKEIVHEIGHTYGLEHCDNNRCVMNFSPTVREVDIKEENLCGSCQRLIS, encoded by the coding sequence ATGCTCGTCGATATTGTACCGGTCGGCAACGTCTCCGCCGAGGTCAAGCGGGCGGCCTCCACCGCGTTGCGATCGGTCTACGACTGCGATGTGTCGGTCAACGACTCGCAGTCGGTCCCAAACGGAGCCTACGACTCCGACCGGAACCAATACTCCGCCGAAACGTTCATCCAGCTCGCCGAACGGGTGGGTCGTGGCGGAAAAAATATCGCGATTACCCCACAGGACCTCTTCTACCGGCGGCGCAACTACGTCTTCGGCCTAGCCTATCTCGACGGTAGCGGCAGCGTCGTCTCAACCTACCGACTCCAGACCTCGAGCGACGGCGGTTTCTCGAATCAGAGCGCCGCCGACATATTCGAGGACCGCGTCCGCAAGGAGATCGTCCATGAGATTGGTCATACCTACGGCCTCGAGCACTGCGACAACAACCGCTGTGTCATGAACTTCTCGCCGACGGTCCGCGAGGTCGACATCAAGGAAGAGAACCTCTGTGGAAGTTGCCAGCGGCTGATTAGCTAA
- a CDS encoding metalloprotease family protein: MNTEPVVEGLLILGALAVFVAAIVGITTVSWYVVRLGTAPGVAVHECAHMLACSVVGVPVLEVKYFGFGTPAGYVRHVEPERYRELFVIGVAPFVVNTAVAVTIFFWLAIFVDATGDVWASSETLVAALGMGWLGLSVGVHAFPSTGDATALWDRARAEWRRSPIVLLGVPVIAVIYLANALAWAWADVFYALGLGIAVFLFVGIQLPFL; this comes from the coding sequence GTGAACACCGAACCGGTGGTAGAGGGACTCCTCATTCTCGGTGCCCTCGCGGTCTTCGTTGCCGCGATAGTTGGCATCACGACCGTGAGCTGGTACGTCGTCCGCCTCGGGACGGCTCCCGGGGTCGCCGTCCACGAGTGTGCGCACATGCTGGCCTGTTCGGTCGTCGGCGTCCCGGTTCTCGAGGTCAAGTACTTCGGATTCGGAACGCCGGCGGGGTACGTCCGCCATGTCGAGCCCGAGCGCTATCGGGAACTGTTCGTCATCGGCGTCGCGCCGTTCGTCGTCAACACCGCGGTCGCCGTGACGATCTTCTTTTGGCTCGCAATCTTCGTGGATGCGACTGGCGACGTTTGGGCCTCGAGCGAGACACTCGTCGCCGCGCTCGGTATGGGCTGGCTGGGGCTATCGGTCGGCGTCCACGCGTTCCCGAGTACCGGCGACGCGACGGCGCTCTGGGATCGCGCTCGTGCCGAGTGGCGGCGGTCCCCGATCGTCCTATTGGGTGTGCCCGTCATCGCCGTGATTTACCTCGCGAACGCGCTCGCCTGGGCGTGGGCCGATGTTTTCTATGCACTCGGGCTTGGGATCGCGGTGTTTCTCTTCGTCGGCATTCAGTTGCCGTTCCTGTGA
- a CDS encoding signal peptidase I has translation MTAVGLAKRGLGLVLVVAVLLLVVGQLLGQPILLGYVSSGSMEPTMDTGDGFVAIPSLVTDDVEEGDVVVYQARELHDGGLTTHRVVGETEEGYVTKGDANPFTDQDGGEPHVTEGQIVAEVWQPHGAVMAIPHLGTVVLAIQGVAASAAGTVASVFGLATMSANGLGALMVAIGVAMLGFGTVFERLGPSQRETKRSRSRENVIAFWTALGLVLLVFVTFATAAMVVPSGTTEYELISSESPDDNPQIVTPGETAELTRTVDNTGYLPVVVAHEAESGGISANPPRQTIGIRDSGETTVSLSAPGETGEYTRHLGEYRYLAVLPPSVLLWLHDLHPLAAIAAVNGVIVGLAVVIVLVIFGSNDIRFRSAGDHVPLSTRLERKFRKWLRNGK, from the coding sequence ATGACTGCCGTCGGGCTCGCAAAGCGAGGGCTCGGACTCGTCCTCGTGGTGGCCGTCCTCCTCTTAGTGGTCGGCCAACTGCTCGGACAGCCGATTCTGCTCGGGTACGTCTCCTCCGGGAGCATGGAACCGACGATGGACACCGGCGACGGGTTCGTGGCGATTCCCAGCCTCGTCACCGACGACGTCGAGGAGGGTGACGTCGTCGTCTACCAGGCGCGGGAGCTTCACGACGGCGGGCTGACGACCCACCGCGTGGTCGGCGAGACGGAGGAGGGGTACGTCACGAAAGGCGACGCGAACCCGTTTACAGATCAGGACGGCGGCGAACCTCACGTCACGGAGGGCCAGATCGTCGCCGAAGTCTGGCAGCCACATGGTGCCGTGATGGCAATCCCACATCTCGGCACTGTCGTTTTGGCCATTCAAGGGGTAGCAGCGTCGGCCGCCGGCACCGTCGCGTCGGTGTTTGGACTGGCGACGATGTCCGCGAACGGGCTCGGTGCGCTCATGGTCGCGATCGGCGTCGCGATGCTCGGATTCGGAACGGTCTTCGAGCGGCTCGGTCCCTCCCAGCGCGAAACGAAACGGTCGCGCTCGCGCGAGAACGTGATCGCCTTCTGGACCGCGCTCGGGCTCGTCTTGCTCGTGTTCGTCACGTTCGCGACCGCAGCTATGGTCGTCCCGTCGGGAACGACCGAGTACGAACTCATCAGTTCGGAGTCGCCCGACGACAACCCACAGATCGTCACCCCCGGCGAGACAGCAGAACTCACTCGTACTGTCGACAATACTGGCTATCTGCCCGTCGTGGTCGCTCACGAGGCAGAGAGCGGTGGGATCAGCGCCAACCCACCACGCCAGACGATCGGTATCCGTGACAGCGGAGAGACCACGGTGTCGCTATCTGCTCCCGGCGAGACGGGCGAGTATACGCGCCATCTCGGTGAGTACCGATATCTCGCCGTATTGCCGCCGTCCGTACTGCTCTGGCTCCACGACCTGCACCCGCTCGCCGCCATCGCGGCGGTAAACGGCGTCATCGTTGGGCTCGCCGTCGTAATCGTACTCGTGATCTTCGGCAGTAACGACATCCGGTTTCGGTCTGCCGGCGATCACGTCCCGCTGTCGACGCGTCTCGAGCGAAAATTCCGCAAATGGCTCCGAAACGGGAAATAG